The DNA region ATCCTTTTCTCCCTCATGTACATTTCTATGAACTAGGTCGTGTGGCTCATGAACCAGGGAGTTCAAGGAAAAGAACAAGGTCGACAAGGTTGTCGTGTTATGGACAGCAAACACCGAGAGGTATAGCAACGTAGTCGCAGGGCTTAATGACACCATGGAAAACCTCATGGCTTCATTGGAAAAGAATGAGGCAGAGATCTCGCCGTCCACCCTATATGCAATAGCCTGCGTCTCTGAGGGTGTACCCTTCGTCAATGGAAGCCCTCAGAATACCTTCGTGCCTGGTGCGTAGCCCTGCTCTGCATAACTGTACAAGTGTATTCGGTGCTCCATTTCTTGGTCCATACTCACACTACTCGATCTTCTCGTTGTGTACAGGGATGATTGAGTTTGCCATCAAGAAGAACTCTGTAATCGGTGGTGACGACTTCAAGAGCGGGCAGACCAAGATGAAGTCTGTATTGGTCGATTTCCTCGTCGGCGCTGGGATTAAGGTACCATCACATTCTGCATCGTTGTTCCACACGTTAGATGTTTCAGAAGAACGGAtaaggatttttttttttgtttgtgtGATTGTAGCCCACCTCAATTGCTAGCTACAACCACCTAGGAAACAATGATGGCATGAACCTCTCTGCACCACAAGTCTTCCGGTCCAAGGAGATCTCCAAGAGCAGCGTGGTGGACGACATGGTCGCCAGCAATCCCATCCTCTACAGTCCCGGAGAACACCCGGATCACGTCATCGTGATCAAGGTCAGTCAGACAAGTTGACtttgttcagacttcagagtcATCTAGACATGCTAGTTTATGTTTGGTTGTTACTTAGGTTCTTTCTTTTGCAGTACATCCCTTATGTGGGAGACAGCAAAAGAGCCATGGACGAATACACCTCTGAGATCTTCATGGGCGGCAAGAACACCATCGTGCTGCACAACACTTGTGAGGATTCACTCCTCGCCGCGCCCATCATCCTTGACCTGGTGCTCCTGGCTGAGCTCAGCACTCGGATTCAGCTCAAAGCCGAAGGGCAGGTAACAGATGATGGAACTGGATTAATCTGTGCTTCCATTGCATAGCATCGATGCTGCACTTCCGTATGTGTGAAGACTGTTGACAATGTTATCCCTCTTCTCTTTGTGCAGGACAAGTTCCATTCCTTCCATCCTGTGGCTACCATTTTGAGCTATCTCAGCAAGGCTCCGCTTGTAAGCTTTTTCAGAATTAAAATACCATGATTTTTTTGTTATCTATTAATGTGCATTACCACTTATGGTTTATTATGGGACCGGTGGTGTACTAAATTGTGAGTGTAGAGGGCTGGTAGTTTACAACTCCACTATTACCGTTAGGTCTCACAGAAGGATTCTTATATTTCCAATACTTCCTCTGGTCAAAATCAACTAAAACTGACTAGAGAGAGGACAATATGACTTCGTGAATTTGATTAAAATGGTTGGTTTCTTAAATAGGTACCGGCAGGCACACCAGTGGTGAATGCATTAGCCAAACAGAGGGCCATGCTGGAGAATATTTTGCGGGCCTGTGTAGGCCTTGCCCCTGAGAACAACATGATGCTTGAGCACAAATGAAGGTGGATATATTCACAGATGTAACCAAGGGATGGAAGGAAGGCATGGAACAAGCGAAGGTGTGGGAATAAGACGCCTCCTCTGAACCTGACAAAGAAATAACGGGAGGCCATATGAAGGAGAAGGGTCATGGAGATTGGAGGGAGATCAAACATGGATGATATCACATGGATCTTCTTGGAaggctttcttttcttttttcagaTTTGGATCGGTTTGGTACTCATAGACTAGATTATGTACTGGCACTCTGCTGTGTGCGGCGTGAAGCCTTTATTTACCTTTTGTGTGATTAGAGCTGTTAGAACTGTCCAGCCTAATTTTCAGAAAATCAGAACTCTTAGTTGCTTTATGTCCTCAATTTCTAGATGATGAACCCATTTTAGAGGTTGCTATGCAAGGATTTTGTTTTTCTTCCAGTGTGTAGTAGATCTATTAAAATTTTCTTGATTGAAGGCTTCCTGGTAGATCTGTCAAAAGAATCCATGCCAATCGAAGATGAACCATTCACCGAGCCGAGTATGTGCAAGACAAGACACGGCTAGATAAGTCACATAGAAGATATTGCTTTTACACGAGCAACTCTTTTCTTCATGTAGGTACAGCCCACTTTTCCTTTGATGAAATGCGAAGAACTAGAACGAAAAGAGACCTAAAAAAAGAGCCTTTCCCAAGCTAAATGcta from Panicum hallii strain FIL2 chromosome 9, PHallii_v3.1, whole genome shotgun sequence includes:
- the LOC112876111 gene encoding inositol-3-phosphate synthase 1 isoform X1, with product MFVEKFRVESPGVRYGAGEIESEYRYDTTEVVPPGDGGAGWVVRPKSVTYHFKTSTSVPKLGCCRVMLVGWGGNNGTTLTAGVIANREGISWETKEKVHKANYFGSLTQASTIRVGSHKGEEVYAPFKSLVPMVDPNAIVLGGWDISNLSMADAMARAKVLDINLQKQLRSYMQSMVPLPGIFNPDFVAANQGARANNLIQGTKKEQVEQIKKDIREFKEKNKVDKVVVLWTANTERYSNVVAGLNDTMENLMASLEKNEAEISPSTLYAIACVSEGVPFVNGSPQNTFVPGMIEFAIKKNSVIGGDDFKSGQTKMKSVLVDFLVGAGIKPTSIASYNHLGNNDGMNLSAPQVFRSKEISKSSVVDDMVASNPILYSPGEHPDHVIVIKYIPYVGDSKRAMDEYTSEIFMGGKNTIVLHNTCEDSLLAAPIILDLVLLAELSTRIQLKAEGQDKFHSFHPVATILSYLSKAPLVPAGTPVVNALAKQRAMLENILRACVGLAPENNMMLEHK
- the LOC112876111 gene encoding inositol-3-phosphate synthase 1 isoform X2, yielding MFVEKFRVESPGVRYGAGEIESEYRYDTTEVVPPGDGGAGWVVRPKSVTYHFKTSTSVPKLGVMLVGWGGNNGTTLTAGVIANREGISWETKEKVHKANYFGSLTQASTIRVGSHKGEEVYAPFKSLVPMVDPNAIVLGGWDISNLSMADAMARAKVLDINLQKQLRSYMQSMVPLPGIFNPDFVAANQGARANNLIQGTKKEQVEQIKKDIREFKEKNKVDKVVVLWTANTERYSNVVAGLNDTMENLMASLEKNEAEISPSTLYAIACVSEGVPFVNGSPQNTFVPGMIEFAIKKNSVIGGDDFKSGQTKMKSVLVDFLVGAGIKPTSIASYNHLGNNDGMNLSAPQVFRSKEISKSSVVDDMVASNPILYSPGEHPDHVIVIKYIPYVGDSKRAMDEYTSEIFMGGKNTIVLHNTCEDSLLAAPIILDLVLLAELSTRIQLKAEGQDKFHSFHPVATILSYLSKAPLVPAGTPVVNALAKQRAMLENILRACVGLAPENNMMLEHK